In Haloterrigena turkmenica DSM 5511, a single genomic region encodes these proteins:
- a CDS encoding DUF7322 domain-containing protein encodes MGPDPSDDDPFDDPFGGDPLRDPFENDPLEDPFEDPAGDSESDEDLERAFAELSSETLLAFIVVGVLVHVGVFAGALGLMFLGFRGQWLIGGGLVIVGTVALGLAVATYRRYRARTESETSASSASARE; translated from the coding sequence GTGGGCCCCGACCCGTCAGACGACGACCCGTTCGACGATCCGTTCGGCGGCGATCCGCTCAGGGATCCGTTCGAGAACGACCCTCTCGAGGATCCGTTCGAGGACCCCGCCGGGGATAGTGAGAGCGACGAGGACCTCGAGCGCGCGTTCGCCGAACTCTCGTCCGAGACGTTGCTCGCGTTCATCGTCGTCGGGGTACTCGTCCACGTCGGGGTGTTCGCCGGTGCGCTCGGCCTGATGTTTCTCGGATTCCGCGGTCAGTGGCTCATCGGTGGCGGTCTCGTGATCGTCGGAACCGTCGCGCTCGGCCTCGCCGTCGCGACCTATCGCCGCTATCGCGCCCGTACGGAGAGCGAGACGTCCGCGTCTAGCGCCTCCGCCCGCGAGTGA